One genomic segment of Candidatus Anaeroferrophillus wilburensis includes these proteins:
- the mnmE gene encoding tRNA uridine-5-carboxymethylaminomethyl(34) synthesis GTPase MnmE codes for MITGDTIAAISTPAGEGGIAIVRLSGPCARAILLELFTPVPDPFIPFHLYLGLLHDPQSMKAVDQVLAVWMRAGRSYTREEMVEIHCHGGRLATRKILALVLARGARLAEPGEFTRRAFLHGRLDLVQAEAVADLITAHSEQALAVAATQLAGGLSAVLAAMKETLSRQLAALEVDLDGLAGEGLQSHKISLAVELATLLQRSQALITSYREGRSLVNGLRLVLVGRPNVGKSSLLNALLERERAIVTDVPGTTRDVVSERFELAGIAVELADTAGICDSADPLEQLGIAQTDRWLQQADLAIMVIDQSQPLTVADQRLFQRLTSSRHLVVVNKTDLPAAWSESQIRAWLSHDGPLIPCIAHQRHTNITALKTALLTLIEQEFSQVAGEQVVCHLRQKQQLEKLAVSLERAMTLLETSQPLLDMVADELHQARGALLELTGERRDSDLLETLFANFCVGK; via the coding sequence ATGATTACCGGTGATACCATTGCCGCCATTTCAACCCCGGCCGGGGAAGGCGGCATTGCTATTGTGCGCTTGAGCGGTCCCTGCGCCCGTGCCATCCTCCTGGAACTTTTTACCCCGGTTCCCGATCCCTTTATTCCCTTTCATCTCTATCTGGGACTGCTCCATGATCCCCAATCTATGAAAGCCGTTGATCAGGTTCTGGCCGTCTGGATGCGTGCCGGCCGATCATATACTCGTGAAGAAATGGTTGAAATTCACTGCCATGGCGGTCGGCTGGCAACCAGAAAGATTTTGGCATTGGTGCTGGCCCGGGGAGCCAGGCTGGCGGAACCGGGTGAATTTACCCGTCGGGCCTTTCTCCATGGCCGCCTGGATCTGGTGCAGGCGGAGGCCGTTGCCGATCTGATTACGGCCCATAGCGAACAGGCACTGGCGGTGGCCGCAACCCAGCTGGCCGGAGGTTTATCAGCGGTTCTGGCTGCCATGAAGGAGACCCTTTCCCGGCAACTGGCAGCGTTGGAAGTTGATCTCGATGGTTTGGCTGGGGAGGGCCTGCAGAGCCATAAGATATCGCTGGCGGTGGAGCTTGCCACGTTGTTGCAGCGTTCCCAAGCATTGATTACCTCCTATAGGGAGGGCAGATCATTGGTGAACGGTTTGCGGCTTGTGTTGGTGGGCCGGCCGAATGTGGGCAAATCAAGTCTGCTTAATGCCCTTTTGGAGCGGGAGCGGGCGATTGTTACCGATGTCCCCGGAACCACCCGGGATGTGGTCAGTGAACGGTTTGAACTGGCGGGCATCGCGGTTGAGTTGGCCGATACCGCGGGGATTTGTGACTCGGCTGATCCGCTGGAGCAGCTGGGTATTGCCCAGACCGATAGATGGCTGCAGCAGGCTGATCTGGCTATCATGGTCATTGATCAGAGTCAGCCGCTGACGGTTGCTGATCAACGACTGTTCCAGCGCTTGACATCCAGTCGCCATCTGGTGGTGGTCAACAAAACCGATCTTCCCGCTGCTTGGAGCGAGTCGCAGATCAGGGCATGGCTTTCCCATGATGGTCCGCTCATACCCTGTATCGCCCACCAGCGGCATACCAACATCACCGCATTGAAAACCGCCCTGCTGACGCTCATCGAGCAGGAATTTTCCCAGGTGGCGGGGGAGCAGGTGGTCTGTCATCTGCGTCAGAAACAGCAGCTGGAAAAGCTGGCAGTTTCCTTGGAGCGTGCCATGACCCTTCTTGAGACTTCCCAACCGCTGCTTGATATGGTTGCCGATGAACTCCATCAGGCTCGTGGAGCCTTGCTGGAGCTGACCGGCGAGCGTCGGGACAGCGATTTGCTGGAAACGCTCTTTGCCAATTTCTGTGTTGGAAAATGA
- a CDS encoding Jag N-terminal domain-containing protein — MQKNIEGKTVAEAVEKACLQFNTSADELDYEVIRQDSKKIFGLLGGKSAIIRVKRREKEGKDIVKDLIDSAFSDLKEEQPKPAADLMQPSVPAAVGTVEAPPDEEWQAESGDQLEIPAAVSEPAMAATQDVAIAINPDGVKQSLIDILALMGLAVGAIEIRFEGRDCHVVVDENNERPVLTSRKGQVLDALQYLLNKLHGVRGGRIYVDSGGFRSRHENNISKLALKLGAKAKKSRKPVTINALNAHDRRLVHLAIQEDKELRSRSKGEGEYKKIIIYPKNGYRRREKSKPEAADN, encoded by the coding sequence ATGCAAAAAAATATAGAAGGAAAAACGGTTGCTGAGGCAGTGGAAAAGGCCTGTCTCCAGTTCAATACTTCAGCAGATGAGCTGGACTATGAAGTGATTAGGCAGGATTCGAAAAAAATATTCGGCTTATTGGGTGGTAAATCAGCCATTATCCGGGTGAAGCGTCGGGAAAAAGAGGGCAAAGATATTGTCAAGGACCTGATTGACTCGGCCTTCAGCGACCTTAAGGAGGAGCAGCCAAAACCGGCGGCAGACCTTATGCAGCCGTCTGTGCCGGCGGCGGTCGGAACGGTTGAAGCGCCGCCGGATGAGGAGTGGCAGGCGGAAAGCGGCGACCAGCTGGAAATCCCGGCGGCAGTCAGCGAGCCTGCTATGGCTGCTACGCAGGATGTTGCCATTGCCATCAACCCGGATGGCGTGAAGCAATCCCTGATTGATATTCTCGCCCTGATGGGACTGGCGGTGGGGGCGATAGAGATTCGTTTTGAAGGTCGTGACTGCCATGTGGTGGTAGATGAAAATAATGAACGTCCAGTGTTAACCAGCCGAAAAGGACAGGTTCTGGATGCACTCCAGTATCTGCTTAATAAACTGCACGGGGTTCGCGGTGGGCGAATTTATGTCGATAGCGGTGGTTTTCGCTCCCGCCACGAGAATAATATCAGCAAACTGGCACTGAAACTCGGAGCCAAAGCGAAAAAAAGCCGCAAACCGGTGACCATCAATGCCTTGAATGCCCATGATCGACGCCTGGTCCATCTGGCCATCCAGGAAGATAAAGAGTTGCGTTCACGCAGCAAAGGAGAAGGGGAATATAAAAAAATTATTATCTACCCCAAAAATGGCTATCGCCGCCGTGAGAAAAGCAAGCCGGAAGCGGCAGATAACTAA